One part of the Solanum dulcamara chromosome 8, daSolDulc1.2, whole genome shotgun sequence genome encodes these proteins:
- the LOC129900507 gene encoding flowering time control protein FPA-like, whose amino-acid sequence MIHNAMILLGEINRIRTFYDKNISLVEFRSMEEAQRAKEGLQGKLYNDPRITIDYSSNENDSSYPHKRTSDRGPVLDEQYGLGPFGSNVPSGPATVSQANNSDARISPGKHYSVHDYICRGIIAKNGASVCRAVSVPIGESIRCELPDVVNSSARTGLDRLTKHYADAAVGFSIIFFLPDTDNDSALYEEFLRYLSSKDRAGVAKLGDGTHMFLVPPSDFIRKVLKVDGPPCLYGVVLKSAPSGTSFPLESYQPRYVDSPELTSSQIVQARPLLTSDLIASLSNFQPSGRVEGTAGASAGIPASDITIAPESWRYVDR is encoded by the exons ATGATACACAATGCTATGATTCTTCTTGGTGAGATTAATCGAATCAGAACTTTTTATGATAAGAATATCTCACTGGTTGAGTTTAGAAGCATGGAGGAAGCCCAGCGTGCTAAAGAGGGCTTGCAGGGAAAGCTTTACAATGATCCCAGAATCACTATCGACTATTCAAGCAATGAAAATGATAGTTCTTATCCTCATAAAAGAACAAGTGATCGAGGTCCTGTGTTGGATGAACAATATGGTTTGGGTCCATTTGGAAGCAATGTTCCTTCAGGTCCTGCTACAGTCAGTCAAGCAAACAACAGTGATGCAAGAATCTCTCCTGGAAAGCACTATTCTGTCCATGACTATATATGTCGTGGCATTATCGCCAAGAATGGAGCATCTGTGTGTCGTGCTGTCTCTGTTCCTATTGGGGAAAGTATAAGATGTGAGCT CCCTGATGTAGTCAACTCCTCAGCCAGAACGGGGTTAGACAGGTTGACTAAACACTATGCAGATGCTGCTGTCGGGTTCAGCATCATTTTCTTCTTGCCTGATACTGATAACGATTCTGCCTTATACGAAGAGTTTTTGAGGTATCTGAGTTCAAAAGATCGTGCTGGGGTTGCGAAACTTGGTGACGGAACCCACATGTTCTTGGTGCCACCTTCAGACTTCATTAGGAAGGTCCTGAAAGTTGATGGTCCCCCGTGTCTTTATGGTGTGGTTTTAAAGTCTGCACCTAGTGGCACATCCTTTCCACTAGAGTCCTATCAACCTCGATACGTGGATTCACCAGAGCTAACATCCTCTCAGATTGTGCAAGCAAGGCCCTTGTTAACATCTGACCTTATTGCAAGTCTAAGTAATTTTCAGCCATCAGGCAGAGTGGAAGGAACTGCAGGAGCGTCTGCTGGTATTCCTGCATCAGATATTACTATTGCGCCAGAGTCTTGGAGATATGTTGATCGGTAG